In Hypanus sabinus isolate sHypSab1 unplaced genomic scaffold, sHypSab1.hap1 scaffold_265, whole genome shotgun sequence, the following are encoded in one genomic region:
- the LOC132388109 gene encoding gastrula zinc finger protein XlCGF8.2DB-like has product MAHQRVHTGERLFTCSECGKGFTRSSTLLVHQRVHTGEKPYTCSVCGKRFTESSTLQSHQRVHTGEKPFICSECGKGFRQVSHLLSHQRVHTGEKPFTCSECGKRFAHSSNLLCHQRVHTGERPFTCSECGKGFTRSSQLLTHQQVHTGEWPFTCSECGKGFTESYTLLVHQRVHTGERPFTCSECGKTFTQSSNLQRHHRVHIGKKPFTCSECGKRFAHSSNLHSHQRVHTGEKLFTCSVCGKTFTRLANLQRHQQVHTGEKPFTCSVCGKGFTQSSQILEHKSVHSGEWPLL; this is encoded by the coding sequence atggcacaccagcgtgttcacactggggagaggctgttcacctgctcagagtgtggaaagggattcactcggtcatccaccttactggtacatcagcgagttcacactggggagaagccgtacacctgctcagtctgtgggaagagattcactgagtcatccaccttacagagtcatcagcgagttcatactggggagaagccgttcatctgctcagaatgtgggaagggattcagacaGGTATCCCatctactgagtcatcagcgagttcacactggggagaagccattcacctgctcagaatgtgggaagagattcgctCACTCATCCAACCTACtttgtcatcagcgagttcacactggagagaggccattcacctgctcagagtgtgggaagggattcactcggtcatctcaactactgacacaccagcaagttcacactggggagtggcctttcacctgttcagaatgtgggaaaggattcactgagtcatacaccttactggtacatcagcgagttcacactggggagaggccattcacctgctcagaatgtgggaagacattcactcagtcatccaatctacagagacatcatcgagttcatattgggaagaagccattcacctgctcagaatgtgggaagagattcgctCACTCTTCCAACCTAcatagtcatcagcgagttcacactggggagaagctgttcacctgctcagtctgtgggaagacattcactcggttagctaacctacagagacatcagcaggttcacactggggagaagccgttcacctgctcagtctgtgggaaaggattcactcagtcatcccaaatACTGGAACACAAGTCAGTTCATagtggggagtggccattgttatga